Proteins co-encoded in one Rhodococcus sp. PAMC28707 genomic window:
- the crcB gene encoding fluoride efflux transporter CrcB produces MTVVLLAVAGATGAVVRFVLDSIIKSRWKTTFPWATFAINVSGSLLIGLVAGIVLFHSGPGDLQTIMGTGFCGGYTTFSTASFETVRLVEQRRRLLALTNALTTMVASIAACSAGLAIVYAL; encoded by the coding sequence ATGACTGTCGTACTGCTCGCTGTTGCCGGCGCCACTGGTGCCGTAGTGCGTTTCGTCCTCGACTCGATCATCAAGAGTCGATGGAAGACTACATTTCCATGGGCGACGTTCGCGATCAACGTCTCGGGTTCTCTGTTGATCGGGCTTGTCGCGGGAATCGTGTTGTTCCACAGCGGCCCTGGTGATCTCCAGACCATTATGGGAACAGGATTCTGCGGTGGTTACACCACGTTCAGCACCGCGAGTTTCGAGACCGTGCGATTGGTGGAGCAACGACGCCGACTGTTGGCGCTGACGAATGCACTCACCACGATGGTGGCTTCCATTGCCGCCTGCTCGGCCGGCCTGGCCATCGTCTACGCATTGTGA
- a CDS encoding universal stress protein, giving the protein MSDSTDNQPTAGNRRHRIDGHPARTAATAELVVGWDGRPPSTSAVEYAVDLAERITAHLHVVHIVDIDDLPIDPDSSDYETELRATLDEQARHARELLDGLDASWTYHAWHGSPADLLDTVADEYQALMVIIGSPRGGFMSFLDSIGGMSVSHRLISRHRHPLLLVPQSGTSIRNPHTST; this is encoded by the coding sequence ATGAGCGACTCCACCGACAATCAGCCCACAGCCGGAAACCGGCGCCACCGCATCGACGGCCATCCCGCCCGTACAGCGGCGACGGCCGAACTCGTCGTCGGATGGGACGGCCGCCCGCCGAGCACATCTGCCGTCGAGTACGCGGTCGATCTTGCAGAGCGGATCACCGCACATCTCCACGTCGTGCACATCGTCGATATCGACGACCTCCCCATCGATCCTGACTCGTCGGACTACGAGACCGAATTGCGCGCCACGCTCGACGAGCAGGCCCGCCATGCACGAGAGCTACTCGACGGTCTCGACGCGAGTTGGACCTACCACGCCTGGCACGGCTCGCCCGCCGATCTGCTGGACACTGTTGCTGATGAGTACCAAGCATTGATGGTGATCATTGGCAGCCCACGTGGGGGATTCATGTCGTTCCTCGACTCCATCGGTGGGATGTCGGTGTCGCATCGGCTCATCAGTAGACACCGGCACCCCCTGCTCCTTGTGCCCCAATCCGGAACTTCGATCAGGAACCCGCACACGTCGACGTGA
- a CDS encoding acyl-CoA dehydrogenase family protein yields MSKLFPNYRASWETDEHLELRKHAAAFLQKEATPNQDRWAKNHQVDREFWNKLGDAGLLGLDLPEEYGGAGGDFGMSAIVAEEFALAHDTASGWSVHSPIVAHYINTYGNDEQKKRWMPGIISGELVLAIAMTEPGTGSDLQAIKTNARRDGDDYVINGSKTFISNGSHCDLLVIVAKTDTSQGAAGVSLIVAETNDKLAGFERGRVLEKVGQHGQDTRELFFSDMRVPTANLLGEQEGIGFYQLMEQLARERLAIASVCSGMAEAAVLEAIKYSKEREAFGKPLIKFQHNKFALSALKAEALSVKATVDYCVQEYIDGKNDPATASMAKLIAADKAIDIVDRCVQFFGGYGYMMEYPIAQMYAAARVNKIYGGTSEIMKEIISRSL; encoded by the coding sequence ATGTCGAAACTGTTCCCCAATTACCGCGCTTCCTGGGAGACCGACGAGCACCTCGAGCTGCGTAAGCACGCCGCAGCCTTCCTTCAGAAGGAAGCCACTCCCAACCAGGACCGCTGGGCGAAAAACCATCAGGTCGACCGTGAGTTCTGGAACAAGCTCGGCGATGCGGGCCTGCTCGGACTCGACCTGCCCGAGGAATACGGCGGCGCCGGGGGCGATTTCGGGATGTCGGCCATTGTCGCCGAAGAGTTTGCTCTCGCTCACGACACTGCCAGCGGATGGAGCGTGCACTCGCCCATCGTGGCGCACTACATCAACACCTACGGCAACGATGAGCAGAAGAAGCGCTGGATGCCAGGCATCATCAGCGGCGAGTTGGTCCTCGCAATCGCGATGACCGAGCCCGGTACCGGCTCGGATCTGCAGGCCATCAAGACCAACGCGCGCCGCGACGGCGACGACTACGTCATCAACGGCTCGAAGACCTTCATCTCCAACGGCAGTCACTGCGACCTGTTGGTTATCGTCGCCAAGACCGATACTTCCCAAGGCGCGGCGGGGGTTTCGCTGATCGTCGCGGAAACCAATGACAAGCTCGCCGGGTTCGAGCGCGGCCGTGTGCTGGAGAAGGTTGGCCAGCACGGCCAGGATACCCGCGAGCTGTTCTTCTCCGACATGCGCGTGCCTACCGCCAACCTGCTCGGTGAGCAGGAAGGGATCGGCTTCTACCAGCTGATGGAGCAGCTCGCTCGCGAGCGTCTGGCTATCGCCTCGGTGTGCTCCGGTATGGCCGAAGCCGCTGTACTCGAAGCCATCAAATACAGCAAGGAACGCGAAGCCTTCGGTAAGCCGCTGATCAAGTTCCAGCACAACAAGTTTGCGCTTTCAGCACTCAAGGCCGAAGCATTGTCAGTCAAGGCAACCGTCGACTACTGCGTCCAGGAATACATCGACGGCAAGAACGACCCCGCAACTGCCTCGATGGCCAAGCTCATCGCAGCCGACAAGGCCATCGACATCGTGGACCGGTGTGTGCAGTTCTTCGGCGGCTACGGTTACATGATGGAGTACCCGATTGCGCAGATGTACGCCGCAGCTCGCGTCAACAAGATTTATGGCGGCACCAGCGAGATCATGAAGGAAATCATCAGTCGCTCGCTGTAA
- a CDS encoding CoA transferase translates to MEVATVQLLDDVRVVSLAINLPGPLAAARLAEFGASVTKVEPPSGDPLAAGAPDWYQHLIRQQSVINLDIKAERAKLDALLADADLLITSMRPSALKRLGLSRPQETVPRLCLIEIVGHDGNRADVPGHDLNYQAVHGTLSPPAMPKVPIADMLGAERAVCTALAALHARNKTGAGASYRVVLEEAAQRAGDAVRHGIMGDGAMLGGAFPGYGIYESADGYVALGAVEPHFFARTLETFGVDGTHEEMQKAFAEKTTAELEDIAAQADIPLNGVK, encoded by the coding sequence ATGGAGGTCGCTACTGTGCAACTACTCGACGATGTACGCGTCGTCTCTTTGGCCATCAATTTGCCCGGGCCGCTAGCAGCCGCCCGGCTTGCCGAATTCGGTGCGTCCGTCACAAAGGTCGAACCGCCTTCGGGCGATCCGTTGGCCGCCGGGGCACCGGACTGGTATCAGCACCTGATACGTCAGCAAAGCGTCATCAACCTTGATATCAAGGCGGAGCGCGCGAAGCTGGACGCACTACTCGCCGACGCCGACCTGCTGATCACCTCGATGCGTCCGTCTGCGCTGAAGCGGCTGGGACTTTCCCGCCCGCAGGAGACGGTTCCGCGGTTGTGCCTGATCGAGATCGTCGGCCACGACGGCAACCGGGCCGACGTGCCCGGCCATGACCTCAACTATCAGGCAGTGCACGGCACGCTATCGCCGCCGGCAATGCCGAAAGTGCCCATTGCCGACATGCTCGGCGCCGAACGCGCTGTCTGCACTGCGTTGGCGGCGTTGCATGCCCGCAATAAGACCGGGGCCGGGGCGTCGTATCGGGTAGTTCTCGAAGAGGCTGCCCAGCGCGCCGGTGACGCCGTTCGTCACGGGATCATGGGCGACGGCGCCATGCTCGGTGGCGCATTCCCCGGTTACGGCATCTACGAATCTGCCGACGGCTATGTCGCCCTCGGAGCAGTCGAACCGCATTTCTTCGCGCGCACCCTGGAGACCTTCGGGGTCGACGGTACCCACGAAGAAATGCAGAAGGCGTTCGCCGAGAAGACGACCGCGGAGCTCGAAGACATTGCCGCACAGGCAGACATCCCCCTGAATGGAGTGAAATAG
- a CDS encoding TetR/AcrR family transcriptional regulator: MVNPRTANDDLTAKARIRNAALDLYARSGEDRVSLRAVAAEAGVTLGLVQHHFKTKAGLREAVDQLVVDYFENALREIPEIETHPASVAARDEAVRHMLEENPTVVNYVRRALLEPSGEPIHLIDALVELTRREVSAQRKTGVASPQRRLSAQIVSVLARQMGELLLSPLVDAVWDRAAEPSDGKKPTLTIRVED, from the coding sequence ATGGTCAACCCACGGACGGCGAACGACGATCTCACGGCCAAAGCACGTATCCGGAACGCTGCGCTCGACCTGTATGCCCGCTCCGGTGAGGACCGCGTCTCGCTGCGTGCAGTAGCTGCCGAGGCCGGCGTGACGCTGGGGTTGGTGCAGCACCACTTCAAGACCAAAGCAGGCCTTCGCGAGGCGGTAGATCAGCTGGTCGTAGATTATTTCGAAAATGCGCTCCGCGAGATCCCCGAGATAGAAACTCATCCTGCTTCGGTGGCGGCACGCGACGAAGCAGTCCGCCACATGCTCGAGGAGAACCCGACTGTTGTCAACTACGTTCGGCGCGCCCTTCTCGAACCTTCCGGCGAACCCATCCACCTGATCGACGCGCTCGTCGAGCTCACCCGGCGCGAAGTCAGCGCCCAGCGTAAGACCGGAGTGGCGTCACCACAGCGACGTCTGTCAGCTCAAATCGTGTCTGTGTTGGCACGTCAAATGGGTGAACTACTGCTCAGCCCGTTGGTGGACGCAGTGTGGGACCGCGCAGCAGAGCCGTCGGACGGTAAGAAACCCACTCTTACCATCCGCGTCGAGGACTGA
- a CDS encoding alpha/beta hydrolase — MDIEAEFKAGAAAKGGLLNPRATWVETTVVTADGAKIHVRSFGPADAQPIVLIHGFACRLEYWNPQINRFRDQYRVIAYDQRGLGRSTLGRAGVNPKVLGDDLAAVLEATVSPKQPAVLVGHSFGGITIMAWAEGHPEQVRTLASAALLANTVAARFRATTGVMPFAGRYGAIRAPLLSLVMRARLSVPAGAPISRAVRAIAMSPQATLAQADFLRAMVTSVPTGIRNEWGEGLFKLDVLEGLEKLHIPCTVLVGALDRLTPPEAGRVIEAVLRRRGVLHRYVELEKVGHCSNLQAAEAFDDEIVQLLELSRQGSNAED; from the coding sequence ATGGACATCGAAGCCGAGTTCAAAGCAGGTGCCGCGGCCAAGGGAGGGCTGCTCAACCCGCGGGCCACTTGGGTCGAAACCACGGTCGTCACTGCCGACGGTGCGAAAATCCACGTGCGGTCATTCGGGCCAGCGGACGCTCAGCCCATCGTATTGATTCACGGGTTTGCCTGCCGGCTCGAATACTGGAATCCACAGATCAATCGATTCCGGGACCAGTACCGCGTCATCGCCTACGACCAGCGAGGGCTCGGCAGAAGTACACTCGGCCGTGCGGGTGTAAACCCCAAGGTGCTCGGCGACGATCTTGCAGCGGTGCTCGAAGCGACGGTCTCACCAAAACAGCCGGCCGTGCTTGTCGGGCACAGCTTCGGCGGCATCACGATCATGGCGTGGGCCGAAGGGCATCCCGAGCAGGTGCGCACTCTTGCGTCTGCGGCGCTGCTCGCGAACACGGTGGCCGCGCGTTTCCGGGCCACTACCGGGGTGATGCCGTTCGCGGGCCGGTACGGCGCGATCCGCGCTCCTCTGCTGAGCCTGGTCATGCGCGCCCGATTGAGTGTGCCAGCGGGCGCACCCATTTCCAGAGCAGTCCGCGCTATCGCAATGTCGCCGCAGGCAACCCTGGCCCAGGCGGACTTCCTGCGGGCGATGGTGACGAGCGTTCCCACCGGAATTCGCAATGAGTGGGGTGAGGGACTCTTCAAGCTCGACGTTCTCGAAGGCTTGGAAAAACTGCACATTCCGTGCACCGTGCTGGTCGGTGCATTGGATCGCTTGACGCCGCCCGAGGCCGGGCGAGTCATCGAAGCCGTCTTGCGGCGACGCGGTGTTCTGCACCGGTATGTCGAGTTGGAGAAAGTGGGACATTGCTCGAATCTTCAGGCTGCCGAGGCATTCGACGACGAAATCGTTCAATTGCTCGAATTGAGTCGACAAGGCTCGAACGCGGAGGACTGA
- a CDS encoding transcriptional regulator produces MTYTGLTKMTKIEIVVTGDDAPAVRELFRNADATGFTSVSGVSGLGHHGYRQGRLLFNQQAALELLITVVPETKVEVLLAGLRPFLDASPGVLFVSETYVSRADYFM; encoded by the coding sequence ATGACATACACAGGCCTGACAAAGATGACCAAGATCGAAATCGTCGTCACCGGAGACGACGCACCAGCAGTACGCGAACTCTTTCGCAACGCCGACGCCACCGGCTTCACCAGCGTGTCCGGGGTTTCGGGCCTCGGCCATCATGGCTATCGCCAGGGCCGATTGTTGTTCAATCAGCAAGCAGCACTGGAGTTACTGATCACCGTGGTTCCAGAGACCAAGGTCGAGGTGCTCCTCGCCGGCCTGAGGCCATTTCTCGACGCCTCACCGGGAGTGCTTTTCGTGTCCGAAACCTATGTCAGCCGCGCCGACTACTTCATGTGA
- a CDS encoding DUF2309 domain-containing protein, whose amino-acid sequence MTTTVDHSSSRTRRAKLRAEVALAARVLPTHYPVETFIAVNPLAGLEKMPFEQATHRAAGLYGAQATLSEQTFRLLYRDGRITDADIDSVLQRRFPGVMNGPRVELGSEFSTPGQLLRGDLLYGTPPPDLLRSNRTRSEVSIPVVADTVDAQTAKWCSAFLGSTATGWPMPGRENGFFSAWHGLAHRDHTLPRQVRAELRKLPVRADEAVLSALDMLDIDDDSRAAYVQAHLTRLPGWAAHVRWCSERGVGIDLVDYLAIRMSYEAIMLAGSGQGDTHNSEITMASEVPSARQRSEALVKAWGIAKVTEPESTAAARVLAVLPDIARTAIWQEAYEAHYRDALLSDLQRTPPTLASEPVNVQMVCCIDTRSEGLRRHLEALDGYRTLGFAGFFAAAIRFTDLAGGASSDLCPVLIPPNHDVGEHPATHALPAAARRIAGLSRLAAADASFHSAKDSAVAPFTLAEVAGWVAGPWAAAKTLAPAASAAVRRRVRHLIAPPAPTVISVDDTIALDQQVGIAQAALATMGFTDGFARLVVMCAHASQTENNPYQASLDCGACGGQPGAPTARTAAAILNSQAVRRELRSYGIDIGDGTYFIAAQHNTTTDRVVLLDTHVAPNSHRDDLARLTADLDIVSSALAVERCTVLPGAPKTPSPTRAAHHVRARAADWAQVYPEWGLASNAAFIIGPRTTTRGIDLNRRAFLHSYEAATDPDGTALETILTAPLVVAQWINCQYYFSTVAPHAFGAGTKTIHNVIAGIGVLAGHGGDLQLGLPQQSVTHDGLLVHEPMRLLAIVEAPLANITTIIARNPMLQDLVDNEWIALAAREHPQQPWQRHTRMGWQRWDEHSTTPIPHEQETTR is encoded by the coding sequence ATGACCACAACCGTCGATCACTCGTCGAGCCGAACCCGTCGAGCCAAGTTGCGCGCAGAGGTGGCCTTGGCCGCGCGGGTGCTGCCGACGCACTACCCTGTCGAGACCTTCATCGCGGTCAATCCCTTGGCCGGCCTCGAGAAAATGCCGTTCGAGCAAGCCACTCACCGGGCCGCTGGTCTCTACGGGGCGCAGGCCACGCTGTCCGAGCAGACATTTCGTCTGCTGTATCGGGACGGCCGAATCACCGATGCCGACATCGACAGCGTTTTGCAACGACGCTTTCCCGGTGTGATGAACGGTCCCCGGGTGGAACTCGGCAGTGAGTTCTCGACACCGGGGCAGCTCCTGAGAGGTGACCTTTTGTACGGCACCCCACCCCCTGATTTGCTGCGCAGTAACCGTACTCGTAGTGAGGTGTCCATACCCGTCGTCGCTGACACCGTGGATGCTCAAACAGCCAAATGGTGCTCTGCCTTTCTGGGTTCCACCGCAACCGGTTGGCCGATGCCTGGACGTGAGAATGGATTCTTCTCAGCCTGGCATGGGCTCGCACATCGCGACCACACTCTGCCCCGCCAGGTCAGGGCAGAGTTGCGCAAGCTACCTGTCCGAGCCGACGAAGCTGTGCTGTCGGCACTGGACATGCTTGATATCGATGATGATTCGCGAGCCGCCTACGTGCAAGCACACTTGACTCGTCTGCCTGGATGGGCCGCCCACGTGCGGTGGTGCTCCGAACGAGGAGTTGGAATCGACTTAGTGGACTATTTGGCGATCCGCATGTCGTACGAGGCAATAATGCTTGCCGGTAGCGGACAGGGAGACACACACAACTCGGAAATCACAATGGCATCGGAGGTCCCATCAGCCCGGCAACGGTCGGAAGCTCTCGTGAAGGCTTGGGGTATCGCCAAGGTTACGGAACCTGAGTCAACTGCCGCAGCTCGGGTTCTTGCTGTCCTGCCGGACATCGCGCGCACCGCCATATGGCAGGAAGCCTATGAAGCGCACTACCGCGACGCGCTACTCAGCGACTTGCAGCGCACTCCTCCAACCCTTGCGTCCGAACCAGTCAATGTACAGATGGTGTGCTGCATCGACACCCGATCCGAAGGCCTCCGTCGCCACCTCGAAGCACTCGACGGGTATCGAACTCTCGGATTCGCGGGATTCTTCGCCGCCGCAATCCGATTCACCGATCTCGCTGGTGGCGCCAGCAGCGACCTCTGCCCGGTGCTGATTCCTCCCAACCACGATGTCGGCGAACACCCCGCGACGCACGCGCTACCCGCTGCCGCCCGCCGTATAGCAGGGCTCTCGAGGCTGGCAGCCGCCGACGCGTCCTTCCATAGTGCGAAAGACTCTGCTGTTGCACCGTTCACCCTCGCAGAGGTAGCCGGATGGGTGGCGGGTCCCTGGGCCGCGGCCAAGACGCTGGCACCCGCCGCCAGCGCCGCGGTCAGGCGCCGAGTGCGCCACCTCATTGCACCACCGGCACCCACTGTGATCAGCGTCGACGACACGATCGCACTGGACCAGCAAGTAGGTATCGCGCAAGCAGCGTTGGCCACGATGGGCTTCACCGACGGGTTTGCGCGCTTGGTCGTGATGTGCGCACACGCCAGCCAGACCGAAAACAACCCCTATCAAGCATCGCTCGACTGCGGTGCCTGTGGCGGACAACCCGGCGCCCCGACAGCCCGCACTGCTGCCGCCATACTCAACTCGCAAGCCGTCCGCAGGGAACTTCGCAGCTACGGAATCGACATTGGAGATGGCACTTATTTCATTGCGGCACAACACAACACCACCACCGACCGCGTCGTGCTTCTCGATACCCATGTGGCGCCCAACAGTCACAGGGACGACCTTGCACGGCTGACCGCAGACCTCGACATCGTCAGCAGTGCGCTGGCCGTCGAGCGGTGCACGGTCCTTCCAGGCGCACCGAAGACTCCGTCACCAACCCGAGCGGCCCACCATGTTCGAGCCCGAGCCGCCGACTGGGCACAGGTCTACCCCGAATGGGGTCTCGCATCCAATGCCGCCTTCATCATCGGGCCACGCACGACCACCAGGGGTATCGACCTGAACCGTCGCGCATTCCTCCACTCTTATGAAGCTGCAACCGATCCCGACGGCACCGCCCTCGAGACGATCCTCACCGCTCCTCTGGTGGTAGCGCAGTGGATCAACTGCCAATATTATTTTTCGACTGTCGCACCCCACGCATTCGGAGCCGGTACAAAGACCATCCACAATGTCATTGCCGGTATTGGAGTACTCGCCGGACATGGCGGAGATCTACAACTCGGGCTGCCACAACAATCCGTTACTCACGATGGTCTGCTCGTTCATGAACCCATGCGACTGCTGGCCATAGTCGAGGCACCCCTGGCAAACATCACCACGATCATCGCCCGAAACCCCATGCTCCAGGATCTCGTCGACAACGAGTGGATAGCACTGGCGGCACGCGAACACCCCCAACAACCTTGGCAACGACACACCCGCATGGGGTGGCAGCGCTGGGACGAACATTCGACAACACCTATCCCCCACGAGCAGGAGACAACCCGATGA
- a CDS encoding proton-conducting transporter membrane subunit, which yields MSTENVFAAALIGVLVLPLLAAAAALGLDARRPRVARQLGGWVASGCFLVTGGLGIAVLSQRDVSMSIRGDDGIVLAGVAANRLGVLLMLLVFGVSAVAQSFAVRYLAGDSRARWFSASAGLLTSASIGLMISVTLIGLAVFWTMAGVALCLLLATYSHLSAARDGVRRTTLSFLVGDIALWLAVVLVTVHSGNLELATANGMDLGDSTLSAGAIACLFALAALSRSAQIPFHRWLPSTLAAPTPVSALLHAGVVNAGGVLLIRLGSLVNGSAVAMGLVVFAGAVTMIYGTLLMLTKPDIKGALTHSTMAQMGFMTLTCGLGLYAAAAFHLVAHGLYKATLFLSSGSAVNRHRRIAFAPPEMRNTRTRYAVVALGSVAVPALTLGVAVLVFPLPSGEHQSGYALLIFAWATAAAATMGWLERRFDIGRALSAVAMLAVASAGYVWLVGAVAGWMTSDLPDYTPPAAASWLIIAVAGVLVGVTVVRYANDAGPWGFLHRTLYVRALSAGHVSMPEQRSTRAVPASTSLMTGAHR from the coding sequence ATGAGTACTGAGAATGTGTTTGCAGCTGCGCTCATCGGGGTGTTGGTGTTACCCCTCCTCGCTGCTGCGGCAGCGCTGGGCCTGGATGCTCGTCGACCTCGCGTGGCCCGGCAACTGGGCGGTTGGGTCGCATCCGGGTGTTTCCTCGTCACGGGGGGATTGGGCATTGCCGTTCTTTCGCAGCGCGATGTGTCGATGTCGATCAGAGGTGACGACGGAATCGTCCTCGCCGGGGTGGCGGCGAATCGGCTGGGCGTGCTCTTGATGCTGTTGGTGTTCGGGGTGAGCGCCGTCGCGCAGAGTTTCGCTGTCCGTTATCTGGCGGGCGATTCTCGGGCACGATGGTTCTCGGCATCGGCAGGTCTGCTCACCTCCGCTTCGATCGGTTTGATGATCTCGGTAACTCTGATAGGTCTCGCAGTGTTCTGGACGATGGCGGGGGTGGCCTTATGTCTCCTGCTCGCTACCTACTCCCACCTGAGCGCAGCGCGAGATGGAGTAAGACGAACGACACTTTCCTTTTTGGTCGGGGATATCGCACTCTGGCTGGCTGTCGTGCTGGTGACCGTCCACTCGGGAAACCTCGAACTGGCGACGGCAAACGGGATGGACCTCGGCGACTCGACCCTGAGCGCAGGAGCAATCGCCTGCCTCTTCGCCCTGGCAGCGCTGTCGCGGTCCGCACAGATTCCGTTTCACCGCTGGCTACCCTCCACATTGGCTGCGCCAACACCTGTGTCGGCGTTGCTGCACGCAGGGGTGGTCAATGCCGGCGGCGTACTACTGATCCGATTGGGATCTCTGGTCAACGGCTCGGCTGTGGCGATGGGGCTGGTGGTGTTCGCCGGTGCAGTCACCATGATCTACGGGACGCTATTGATGCTGACCAAACCCGACATCAAAGGTGCCCTTACCCATTCGACCATGGCGCAAATGGGTTTCATGACCTTGACCTGCGGGCTGGGTCTTTATGCTGCTGCGGCATTCCACCTGGTGGCACACGGCCTGTACAAAGCGACTCTGTTCCTCTCTTCCGGGTCGGCTGTCAACCGTCACCGCCGAATTGCCTTCGCACCGCCCGAAATGCGGAACACCCGGACTCGGTACGCGGTAGTTGCTCTCGGTTCGGTTGCAGTACCGGCCCTGACACTGGGTGTCGCAGTGCTGGTGTTCCCTCTCCCTTCAGGCGAACACCAGTCCGGGTACGCGCTGTTGATCTTCGCGTGGGCAACCGCAGCAGCGGCGACCATGGGGTGGCTCGAACGACGATTCGACATCGGCCGTGCTCTGTCAGCAGTGGCGATGCTTGCGGTGGCATCGGCGGGTTATGTGTGGCTCGTCGGTGCCGTCGCCGGATGGATGACCTCGGACTTGCCCGACTACACACCCCCCGCTGCGGCCAGTTGGCTCATCATCGCGGTCGCCGGCGTCCTCGTTGGCGTCACGGTGGTGCGGTACGCGAATGATGCAGGCCCCTGGGGGTTTCTGCATCGAACGCTCTACGTGCGAGCACTCAGTGCCGGGCATGTCAGCATGCCCGAACAGCGGTCGACTCGCGCTGTACCAGCCTCTACTTCACTCATGACAGGAGCACACCGATGA
- a CDS encoding helix-turn-helix domain-containing protein, with protein sequence MAEWTFFTNHAHALFCIARDPDIRVRDVAQNVGITERAAQGIVSDLVDSGYLDRIRDGRRNSYRVRDDRPMRHPVERGHNIGEILNVLLSPSGTDVPATAESPSS encoded by the coding sequence ATGGCGGAATGGACGTTTTTTACCAACCACGCCCACGCGCTGTTCTGTATCGCTCGCGACCCGGACATTCGGGTACGCGATGTGGCCCAGAACGTCGGCATCACCGAGCGAGCAGCCCAGGGCATAGTGAGTGACTTGGTGGATTCCGGCTACCTCGACCGGATCCGGGACGGTAGGCGCAACTCCTACCGTGTCCGTGATGATCGGCCGATGCGACATCCCGTCGAACGCGGACACAACATCGGAGAGATATTGAACGTGCTCCTCAGCCCGTCGGGAACCGATGTGCCTGCCACAGCCGAGTCCCCGTCTTCATGA